GTTATACAGTATTTACATGTTTCCAGGCTAACTTGTTGCTGCGTCATACTGTCAGTAGCTTACTGTTGATGTCACCACGTTTTCATTAAGCAGAGTTTAAACATCAAGTTGTGAGGCAGTACAAACTGCTGTTGTGTAATTTATGATTCTGTTTCTCACACTGCTAATCACATGTGGCAGTTGTAGGTGGAGTTCGTGCGAGCCGTTGGTCGTCTGGATGAGATCTCAGCCTTCGTTGCTCTGTCCACACAAACCAGGATGTGGCCGCTGGAGGCCGGTCCATCACTCTGGATAGGGGTAATTCAAAGACTTCAGAGAGATCATAGTGACACACAATAATCTACAATTAAGATGTAATTTGAAGGTGTAAGAGGAGttctcacacacagcactcacATCCTGATTGGACACAGCGAGTCTCATTTCACttccctttgctttttcttGTAATCCCAGTTTCTCCATAATCAGCTCCATCTTGGATGTGATGCCTGCCACGGAGCTTTCAAGGTTGAGAACCTGTCTGGCTAGTCTAGAAAAAGATAAATTAGGATTTAGACAGAAGTCCATGATGAGAAGATAATTGTTTGCAGAGCATCAGTACCTCAGAAACTGTTCTCGATCCACAGCGGTTTGGCTCTTTGGCTCCTTGGAGGTGGCAGGAGGCTTCTCCAGTAATTCTTTCTCATAATTCCTTCCAAGGTTGTTGAGTTCAGCACTAAGAGCATCCTGACAAGAAAAGACATCTTTTAGTCATGTTAGAGAAGACGTGGgtccaaaaatgtattttaagatTTTAACACAAACCCTCTTTTCCTCCAGCTCGATTTTCATCCTCTCTTGTTCGTCTTTGTCAAGAATTTGGTTTCTGTCTCGGTCAAACCGTGAGAAGGCTGCAGAGATTTCATAATCAGCATGTCCCATCCTGCAAAACCATCAGAGGGGTGAGGTTTGATGCTAAACTTTGCTTTAGCATTTAgcttttgatatttttttttctctctctcttactctttCAGAGTTTCTCTGAAGTCTTTGAATTCAATTTCTCCAGATCCCGACTGTAGAGCCTTCTGAACATCcgatattttctcttttttcagtttcagcttTGTAAATGTCTTCATATAGCTCTGAAATACAAAAGATATGTGTTTCATTCCTAACATATGAATAAGAgtattttttcacatttaatCTGCTTTACCTGTTTGATTATGTCCGTAATTTGCAGCTCATCTTTCTGGGACGAGAGCTCCTCTTTAACTTCTGAATATGTGTCGTTGATGATGGCCAGAAACATGTTCTGAGTAAGGAAACATGCATGAAGATTACAAAACTGCTCAgatttatcattttaaaatcGGATATGTCGCAGAGACTCAccagcaaaacaaagaaaacaaagaacacaTAAGTGACAAAGTAGATCGGCCCGAGAACTCTGTTCGCCCGGTCAATGGCATCGTAATCGAAGTCTCCGAGAATGATTCGGAACTGTGTGAAACTGCGGGAAATTGTAAAAAACCATTTATTCAGCTGATGATTAATTACCAAAATGAGATGTTGATTGAGATATTTCATTGCTTACATGCATTTTACAAAGGTGCTGAATGATTCCACCTCTGTGCCAAAGAGCAGATACCCAAGCTGAGCGTAAGCAAAGAACACGATGAAGAACATAATGGCGAACCCTAGAATGTCTTTGGCACACCGACCCAGTGTGGAGGACAGCTGAGTCATCGTCTTATTAAAACTGATGTACTTGAAAACCtacagggacaaaaaaaaaacaaaaaaaaacagacattcttTATGAGGACGTCAGAGCCTCTTTTGTCCCTTTAGACATGTGTGTCCTTTACCTTGATCCAGGCGAAGAACAGGTTCACTGCGTTCATGTTGTTGTACTGGGTTTGCCAGAATGCCAGAAATTCAAAATCTGCGTAGATATCGGGCTGATTCAGCAGTTTGCTGAGCAGTTTGTCCACTTTGACGGTGCGGAAAATATTGAATATGATGGCGACAATGGcgagctggagaggagagaaatgttaatgtgctttttctttttagatAATGAGATAAGTCACATTTTCTTACCATTATGACAACAAGATCCAGTATGTTCCAGATGCTTTTGAAATAGGAGAACCTGTGTATCCGCAGCTCAAGAATCTCCTCCACAATGTAGTAAAGGATGAAGACACAGAAGACCATCTCACAGCCGAGGATGAAGTAATCCCAGGTGGTGATGTATCGAATCAGTCTGACTGTCCTGATCTGGTAGGAAGGGATCGCTCCACCTGTTGCTGGAAATTCAACTACCAACCTGAAAAGACACAGGTAAGACTTTGGTGGATGGTGTCAGCCAGAGGGTGAAGCTGTTATTGCTGTTGTTTACCTGATGATACAGAACATGTTGATGTTTGCGTTGTAAGTAGAGAAGTCAATGAAGGCTGCTCTAGTTCCTCGGTCCAGCCAAAGGTTGCCCACCAGTTCAGCCAGTATGTCGGCGCTTGCCTCCTTGGTCCGACTCAAGTCTTGATAGAAACCCGCTCCACTGTAGGTGGTCAGCAAGCCCCAGTGAGAGGAGCCTTtgatttctttctctgtgtggtAGGTCCAGCTGAAACGATGATATTTTTAGTGAGATACAGATATCGGCAGATACTAGCATAAAAAATCAATATCGGCTTACAAGATGTGGAGATATTGGCACATAAACTGACTTTTCCTGAAGCTCACTGTGTTCACAGTGTATGCATCAAAAATTTCATCAGTAGATCAGGTAGTGTCTGTGCTGTTGACGTTTTACTGTTAGCATAGCTGCTATCTCTTGTGATTGCTTTGTATTGGCATACCTTAATCAGTTGATTTTACCATGGTGTTCTCTCATGGGctcagggccggcccaaggcatatgtGAAATATGTggtcgcttagggcccccaaaagcaccaaaagtccatgaaaTAAtctatgttttatattttaaaaagtaacattgattaatacaaacgagatggtatggtaatgatagtgggtaggttacacacacacagtgcagcctataggatgatgaagcatctgatgctgaggtggtggtatgacaTTTTTCTTAGGatcccataaaggcttgggccggccctgcatGGGCTGTATATAACCATGGACTAAGCAGTTTCTGTGGAGCTGTTTTGAGTGATATGGGAGGCTCCAACTGACTGAGTCCACCCAAACTCCCAGTACAAACAGTTAGTATCAGTATCCATAGAACCCAAAACCCTTTTTCTTTACTTcttaggctgtaaacatgtttatatcttTTGTAAAGTTGggtattttaacatggaggactGTGTGATGGAGGTCTTACGCAGTGCCATTGATGAGACCGAAGCTactgtcctcctccttcttgtcaTTGTAAACATCAAAGCATCCTGTGATCTCATCTTGGAAGTCTTGGTGGACTTTGCAGGAGTTGTTCTTGACCTTGATCTGCCTCATCCTGGGTACTCCCAGCAGCATGTTCTCATAGTAGATAAAAGACTGGTCTCCGTTGTCCAGGGACTGATTATTGTACCATCGTGTCCAGTAGAGGCCGTCCAGTAATGGGCCCTCTGCAAACTGTTcatgtaaagagagagagagtggatgcagtttgtgtttattattctAATTTTTATTGACCATGGAAGGAACTGATGTGAAGGAAAACTCACAGTCCAGAAGTCGGCCATGGTGCCAATAGACTGAAACTTGACCCCGCCGTCACCGGCTGTATTCACAAACAGGTCCGTCATGGCTTTCGTGTAATAGTAGGTGCTGGAGCTGGTCATACCGTATGTCACTGAAAGACAACGCCATCACATTGTTTACGCCTGGTCGTTGGTTCCTATCTGGCTTTGCTCAGGTTCAGCCCTAAATGTTGCCCCATTCAGCGCTCCAAGATAAGACAACTCTCAGAGGTAGACACGCAACGCTGAATTGAAGAGTTGTTGTCTGGCTGCATTTATGGATCCAGATTAGGGGCTGTGATTTGTTTGAAGAGAGAGCACGCTGTTCTGACGCAAATAGCCTGATCAAACAATGTAAATCTAAGccagacaaagaaacaaaaggatGAGGTCAAAAGCTCTTATCGTTAAAAGGCAAGGGAACAGTACCCATGTCCCTTTCACTCCTAATGCTCTGCTGGACAATGGCTTtcagggaaggaggagggaagagcaTTTGTGGTAGCCATTAAAGCAAAGGGGAAGTTTTGAGGGCAAATCTATAGCGTCACACGCCCTGACATCCTTTCAAATGATCATCAGGATTAACATTTttcaatatgtaaaaaaattaaattacataacaaaggaaggaaaataTTTAGCAAATATTTTGGATGGTGTGTAAAAAACTTACACAGACATATGTCCACCAGGAACACCAGGTAGACCAGCAGCTCCCTCAGAGTGGTTCTTACAAACAGTTCTCTGTTGTTGGAGGTGTTTTCGGTCAACGTTGTGCCCCACAGtccttaagaaaaaaaaacaaaaaacattgcatACGTAATCATGACACATTTCTGCACTGACTCTGAACTCTAAGAAGTTCACAGTTGAGAAGTGAGACCCGATAAATTCCCACCCAAACCATCAACCTATGAAGCCGTTGATGTTCGAAGCAGAAACGTCGTCAGATGCGTTTCCTACCTTTGATAAAAGAGCAGCAGCCTCCTCGTTTCCTCGTCAGACTTTGTCCCGTGGACGGAGGCTCCTCTGGGAATGGACCGGGACTGTCCACTTTGTACATGCTGTCCATGGAGCCCTGGAAGCCCAAAGGCTGCGGGTTGTAGACAGTACTGATAACTCttggcagaggtggaggagagccACAGAAGCCCTGGTTCACCCAGGCTCCGTTACCCACACCCACGTCCATCTCGCACTCCACCTGCCCGGTCAGGTGGCTCTCGGCCCGGTTGTTCAGGCGCTTCATGCCGCAGGACGACCTGTGTTTCTATGCTCGGAGAGGAGAGTGAAGCTGAGCAGTGACTGAAGGTTTTGAACACCTGCTGTGGAGATGGTTATAAAGAGGGGATGACATAAGCTGCCGagggaggagctgctggagctttTGTAGTTTTAAGGCTCACATTCAAGAAATAATACGATGCTTCCTGTGTGATTGGAAACCTTACATTAAACCTCACAGTCCCTCAAAGTGGGATTCAGTCTAAATTATTGTGCATAATCCACTCATTCATGTCATATATGAAAAGCTAAATAATTCAGCAGCTGAAagacattttaatttgatttggCCTCTCAGTATCCTCCATGCTGAGCACATTGTTGTCACTATTGATTAACAACTCATCCAATAACATACCCCTGTTGAggaaatcaattaattgcatgTCAATTATGTCCTCTTGTTACCAGCTGTTCACCACTTGTGGCTGAATTAATGAGGAGCATAATTGCGGTGTTACTGGCAGCCTCCCCCTCATTACCATTACTACGTACTTTTGACTCTGCCTATCTATTCATACTTGACATGCCAACTGTCACACGGTGTTTATTAGGTATGCAAACATCTAATGTGGCAAATGAATCATTATGACCATCTGTACCAATCCTCATGCAGCGCTTACAGCACAGAGTGTTCGTTTATCAGAATAgttttctctgctgtcactCCAGGCTGATAACATGCTTTCAGTTTTGGACAGTAAAGCTCATGTCCTGCTGTAGATGCCTTCTACTTAATGCAGATAAGAGTTTGGGTCCAGCGATGGGCGTTCATGCTTCAGCGGCTCTGAACAGAGCGATTACACACAGCCATTACCACACAATGGAGTTTAATTTCTGCTCCCCTGCTGAAGCCGTGCTAGGATCTGGCACACCGGCTTGTGCCACCTTTCAAACTCACTCAGATCTGCACTCTTTAGTAGCCGACATTGACATTGCTATTTAAATCTGTAATCTAACAATGGGCAGTAGCTGATCATATGGCCTCCTGGTGCTAACCCTGAACTGTCCCGTAGCAGAATTTTAAATGTTAGAGGAGAGAGGTGGAGTTAAAGGATTTATCtttacatgttgttttgttCCCCTGGTGACGTAGAAGTCTTATCTTAAAGCACAGGAACTCTAAACCAAAGCATGATTTATTCCCCAGAGTGCAGAGTGAAGCCGTCCTCCAACCACGCTGTAAATTATGTGGCCTCTAATGTGAGGTTTTATTACAAAACGTGCAGAAAATGTCATTATGTTGcccaaaaacattcaaaaaataATGACTTAATATGCAGGTTTGCATATGTTAAGATACAAATGGCAAAGACAATAAAAACCAGAGATAAATGTTCTTTCATAgaaaataatttttatttttgatgaaaAACTATAATTCAACAAAATAGAAGTCTGTGAAAAATAACATCTATGTTTCATCTCTACAAACACAGGCTTGACAAAATAGTTACTTTGCTACCTGGACCGCTGTGATTTTTCTCAGAATTCATTGAACATTGCACAACATTTTAGGGCCATATCAAAATAAGTGATAGAAACGCAGCATCGCATGCAGTTCCATCCATTCATCGCTACACTTCTGAACAAAAACTTGCTCAACAAAAGACTTCAGGCTGGAACAGCAGCCTCTCTTGATTgtcaatacaaaataaaacaatacaaatgtatttactgTCTCCTAGATTGGAGCAAAATATTCACATTGTCACTCACACCCAACAACATGATTGGTCGTCTGTCACGTGGCAGAGGTTTTTACGCGTGGACCTGGTGTCCGTTTAACTGGTaggagaaggaggagtggaTGTAGTCCTGTCCAGCAGGAGGGTCGTAGCTCATCAGGCAGGCGTAGTTCTCAGGCTGCACGCTGTCAAACTGCAGGTCCAGCCACTGCCTGTGAGGAGCAGTGTGCCTCCGGGCGTCCGTCAGGATCCGGTTCAGGGCCATGATGTAGCTGAGGGCCATCTGCAAGGTCTCATACTTGGACAGCTTCTTGTCCTGGCCCCACTGGGGGACCACTTTACGTAGGCAATCAAAAGCTGTGTTCAAACCctgcatcctcttcctctctctggcGTTGGCAGCCATCCGTCTCCTTGTAGCCGTCTCGTACTTCTCCGGGCTCTTGGAGTCCAGCTCTGAGGACTCAGATCCAGAGTCGGTGCAGCTTGATCGACGGGACTTCATGATTTATCAGAGAAGTTTCCAGTCTCTGGGTTCTGTGTCAGATATTTGTAAGTCCAGATCGTGTGTGACAGCCTGGAGGAGTCCAAGGTGTCTGTGGTCCTGCAGACAGTCCGGGAGCAGCTTTTATAAGACGAGGCAGATGAACAGGTGGCAGCAGGTGGAGTcgtcccctcccctccccaccaccCCTTCCTCAATATTGCTCATAGAGAAACACACCCATGCagactcataaacacacacacccactgtctctaacacacacacacacacacaaccttaaTGAAATACCAATTATCTTGGGCTGGGCTAGCTGGCCGTGGCTTCACTCAGAGCCATGTGTCACAAACACCAAAACTCAACCATCTGGTAGCTCAGCTCACCACAGCTGATGGTGCAAACAAACTTTTAGATTATTTATCACAGTTTATGTAATAATCCttcatactgtaaaaaaaataaactttaaattGACACACGAGCTATGTAGCACATAAATAAACCTTCCCCacaaattaaatttattaattATTAGATTTCTTCATCTctgatttcatttttaaatttaaacatgtCAGCATCACAGCTTCATGTCTCCTTCGTTTTATAAATTAAATATGGAATCTATTAGGTTTTCATTAAGCCATCAGGATGTACACCCTTTCACTTCTCTCATAATTGCCCTCCAGAACTATAATCTGAGATTAGCCCGAGGCAACAGAAGTGTGTGAACTGTAACCTGAGGGATTTTAATAACAAATCTGGGGATTATGGCCTTCAAACAATATGCGCCAACATGTTGGAAAGATTACTGCTCAGTCTCAGGTCTGCAGAGGTGTCCAGATTTAGTTTGATTCCTAATAAATCAGATTATATGAGGCagcattcatgtttttttgttttttatacacTCTGCTTCAGGATCGcatgtgaaataaataattgATCTGTTTAGTCGTCCGAGGAAATGAGGCAGACAGAAtaatttgtctgtctgtccgtcccatCTGCCAACACTGACTTGTGTAACTCAGCAGGTttctgtgacacagacacacaacaaaggttAGCTAGTTAgcaagtgtttttgtttccttgggaACATTATTGGCCCCTGtcatttaagttttttttacatttttaaacacaaaatgactaaaatacaattaaaataataaacattattaaTCTGCATTCTAAAAATGAAGAACttgctccacctctgctgctTTGTCAGGGAGCACATCCCATCAGTGTGTATTGACAGACTCTGCGCTTGGGTGTAGAGGCAGGTTATGAATGATTAATCACTGTCAGAGGCCCAGAATAATGCCTGTCTCTGGTACTGGGTCATGCACACAAGCTGATGCTGTCTGGTCATTTTTGGGATGGACTGGTTAGCTGTGCAGTTAAGCATATAATCCCATCTACCAGTTGGTTCATTGATTACAGATTGATGTAGTTTGCCAGCTGTCTTGTCTGAGGGCTTCGTCTCAGACGTGACCCTGCCCTTACGTGTCTTTTTCCCCCCCTCATGTGATTGGCTTCTCTGATCATGGCCCTCTGTCAAAAGCCGCCATATGTCACAGCTGAGGAGTGACTGGTCTGCTCAGATAGGGAAAACCAGTCCTCGTAAATCTCCTTAGAGATCTCCTTATGGAGAAATGGAGATTAGAGCACCAAACGTATGTTTGAGCTCAAGAGAAAGTGTAAAAGATTAAGGATTAATAAATCACCCTGTCATCACTGGACCAGGTTAAACCTGAAAATAAGCCCAAACAAACTGAACTAGCTTTTTAAACAATAGTCAATTATTACTTTGTGTTTACAAAGTTTTGCCTTTTTAAAATATCTTCATGTTTAATACGTTTGAATATTTAAACTGTTATGGTTTTAATCCGATTGAAACATTTGAAACCTCCTGGAAATAATCAGTACTAAATGATCTATGTTTGTAATAAATTATATAAcaacaactcacacacacacacacacacacacacagagcgtcCAGTAAACAAGTAGGCCTGGCAGCTGGTCAGATGAGGCTGTGAGTATAATTAGGTCACATAAGGTGAATGTAATTTTATGCCTATTTGAACTTTCATTCACTCTAATTGGACTGATTAGCAATGCTTAATTGGCTTCTGAGGTTTTCTATTTGTAATGAATTTGGCATCAGTTTAAGCTAATAGGGCTCTGATTACAGCACAGTCAAAACAAGCTCCAGGATGTATCGCTGCAAAATGAACCACTCAGTTTGAATAAATATAACTTTATTCTGAGAAGGACAAAACTATTTTACAATGTGCAACTTTACATCAGATGAATATGTGCTTTCAAACGTCTGACTTTGAAattagttgttgtttttctaaaGCGAAGCCAACAGCATGTGTTAACACAAACATCTCATTaaggagagagacaaaaaaaaaaaatcatgaactCGTCAGAAATAAAGTGTTTTCAGACTCCTCGAGGCTTCACCGTGCATGCACGTGAACAAAATGGTGCAAAACAAATGTGACCAGTGTTTGTTTAATGTAGAAAGAGTCCCACGCAGCTGGAGCCATTCAGACATTCAGATGTCTATTACAATCCTCTAAACTATCTCTGATGACTAATTAACAAAAACTACTTTTCATAAAACGTTTAAAAGAAACTCTGGCGACCAATGCAGGTATGTGTGATTAGCAGTAAAAAGAACCATTTAGTGAACAGTTAAGAACACAACCAACACTCAGAAACCTCAAAGTCCCAAACAGATGAATCATTCAGAAAACAATATGGCGGCTCATGAGCTAAGACTTTGCAAATCTGTATCTTGTGAAACACTTTTCATATGACTTGAGTAAATAGGAATGGTGACAAACCCACTATCAGTGCTGATATCTTTAACACAGTAAATCTTTACCATTCTAATCTGAACGTATCACTTCAAATGCATCACACAAAATCTGCTCAGGGTGCCAGCAATGTCACAGCTCCTCGCTCTCCAGCACGGCCTCTGGAGGGGAGCTGGAGAACAGGATGGGGCTGGTGTCTGACGTGGGGAAGGTCGACTTGATGTCGAGCCCCTGGCCGGCCAGAGCGGCGTAACGGCTGCCTGTTCGCGGAGCTTTCTTCATGGGCGCCGGGACGCTCTGATGCCACTGTGCTGAAGGTGCAGCAAGTTGGCCAGCGTTACTAAATGGACTGAGGTTCTGAAAAAAAGACTTCtcaataaagctgcagctatGCTGAATATTTACCATAGATATCAAGTCTGCAGGTAcaagatatgattccagcctcattTTTTGCTGACACCGTGTACCAGCCAGCGTCATCTTTTGTTGTTGGCTGGATGAGGAGGCACACGTATCCCGTGGCATCCTGGGTCATGCTGCCATCAACATAAAGTGGAGAAAGAAATGAAGAGAGTAGATTAAACAAAAGTTTGGATGGCTGTGAGGTTGGTATAAACACTGAAGTTTCTATTCCTGTCTTTTCTGTGGAATGCAGAGCTGTTAACTGTGGAGATTGTTGTGATGTGAGCAGCAGACTTTGGAGATATTTGCCAGTTTGGATGGTGAGTGCtctccaaaagaaaaaaatgccgTGAATTGTCTTTTGACATTGACTGGAAAAAGCCACGACTTGGTTTCTGGTGTATCTTTTTGGTGCTTTGAGCACCTTTTTATTCTGTTATATTTATGGGGAGGCGGTTCTGAAATAATTTTGGAAGTATGGACACCCAGCCACCATTTGCGTTTgctggcctccatgtttctggttcCCTGTCCAGCCCATTAAGCATTTGTCAGGTCTGATGAAGGATGGCAAGTTCTTCCACTTCGAACTGGGAAGTTCTTTGAGCTTTCATGTTGAAGCAGaaagccaacaaacacacacaggtatcatctaaatcctcattatctGCTCTAAAGTTGCAACAATAGTCAATGAATGGAGGTTTGgaagtctggaaacaggaacattttcaggacattttccactggtttgtccataaaatgtcagaatacattgacTGATTAATTGTGGACAGTCAATCAGTAATGACAGTGATCACAAACTGCAGATCAGATTCCACTAAAGCTGCACATGGTTACTTTTGCTCACATACTGTAACTCTGCAGGCTGTAGGACAAATAGAGCGAGACTCCTACTAACCTGATTCTGTCCTTTGTTTTAGGAATGGTCTCGTTGTCTTTCTTCCAGAAGATGATGGGAGCAGGCATACCCACCACGCGACACTCCAGCCTCACCGGAGTCCCCTCAGGAATCCCCATGTTCTGCAGCTTCTCTATGAACTGAGGCGGgtgcttcttctccttctctgaaCATGAATGAAACATCCAACTAGAATTAGGGAACGTGGTGTTTGAGCTATAATCAGTCATTGGTCGTGTTTGATTCTTACCAACAACTGTCAGTTCCAGGCTAAAGGAGCTCTGTCCTGCTTTGTTGCTTGCGATGCACGTGTATGTGCCAGCGTCATTCTGCGTCAGGGGGTCGATGACCAGGGAATGGACGCCGTTCTCCCGCACCAGCATCTTGTGGTACATGTCAGGATAGATCGGCCTTCCGTTCACCAACCACATCAGCTCTGGGTTTGGTAGACCGCTcacctggaaaacaaaaacagccgaCAGTAGGgcgaggaggaaaaaaaaaaaggaatctgACTGGATTTTAAAGCAGGACAGGACACCACACCTTACAGTCCAGTCTGCACAATCTGCCCTCGTGAGCCAACATGTCCCCTGGGGCCTGGAGGAAGTGAGGTCGGAAAAAACGCTCCTGGGTTTGTTCACCTTCAACTTCCTGGATGCGGGCCCGCACCCTGAGCAGGTGAGCAGAGCATTTTTCATATCACACACCATCCCTTTGTCAGCGGTAGACATCAGTACCAAGATTTCAGGGAGAAAAATCAATAACTGGCTGTTTCCTTGTGCTGTAGAGGGATCCTTCTTACCTCCACAGATCACATTGCACACTCAGGCCGGCTCACCTCTGAGAGTGAATAGGTGTCAGTCTGTTTCGGGGAGCTCCTGTTTGGATTATCAAATGACCCGAGCAGCTGATTCGTCCCTAATGATCAATagaaatgagaaaagaaatcAGCTCAAGCAGCTGTAGAGAAGGTACTGGGATCAGGATAACAAACCTGTGGATTAGCTGCCATGATGGTGTAGTTGCCGTCATCATCACTGGTTGTGGACTCTATGTGTAGAGCACAGGTCCCATCTCCCTCTCTGATCTTTCTATAATGGACGTTCTTCCTCAAGATCTGCTTGCCATCCTTGAACCAGTAAACCTGGTGAG
This Parambassis ranga chromosome 15, fParRan2.1, whole genome shotgun sequence DNA region includes the following protein-coding sequences:
- the atoh7 gene encoding transcription factor atoh7; the protein is MKSRRSSCTDSGSESSELDSKSPEKYETATRRRMAANARERKRMQGLNTAFDCLRKVVPQWGQDKKLSKYETLQMALSYIMALNRILTDARRHTAPHRQWLDLQFDSVQPENYACLMSYDPPAGQDYIHSSFSYQLNGHQVHA
- the pkd2l1 gene encoding polycystic kidney disease 2-like 1 protein: MKRLNNRAESHLTGQVECEMDVGVGNGAWVNQGFCGSPPPLPRVISTVYNPQPLGFQGSMDSMYKVDSPGPFPEEPPSTGQSLTRKRGGCCSFIKGLWGTTLTENTSNNRELFVRTTLRELLVYLVFLVDICLLTYGMTSSSTYYYTKAMTDLFVNTAGDGGVKFQSIGTMADFWTFAEGPLLDGLYWTRWYNNQSLDNGDQSFIYYENMLLGVPRMRQIKVKNNSCKVHQDFQDEITGCFDVYNDKKEEDSSFGLINGTAWTYHTEKEIKGSSHWGLLTTYSGAGFYQDLSRTKEASADILAELVGNLWLDRGTRAAFIDFSTYNANINMFCIIRLVVEFPATGGAIPSYQIRTVRLIRYITTWDYFILGCEMVFCVFILYYIVEEILELRIHRFSYFKSIWNILDLVVIMLAIVAIIFNIFRTVKVDKLLSKLLNQPDIYADFEFLAFWQTQYNNMNAVNLFFAWIKVFKYISFNKTMTQLSSTLGRCAKDILGFAIMFFIVFFAYAQLGYLLFGTEVESFSTFVKCIFTQFRIILGDFDYDAIDRANRVLGPIYFVTYVFFVFFVLLNMFLAIINDTYSEVKEELSSQKDELQITDIIKQSYMKTFTKLKLKKEKISDVQKALQSGSGEIEFKDFRETLKEMGHADYEISAAFSRFDRDRNQILDKDEQERMKIELEEKRDALSAELNNLGRNYEKELLEKPPATSKEPKSQTAVDREQFLRLARQVLNLESSVAGITSKMELIMEKLGLQEKAKGSEMRLAVSNQDSDGPASSGHILVCVDRATKAEISSRRPTARTNSTYNCHM